The following proteins are encoded in a genomic region of Primulina huaijiensis isolate GDHJ02 chromosome 3, ASM1229523v2, whole genome shotgun sequence:
- the LOC140972800 gene encoding pentatricopeptide repeat-containing protein At1g11290, chloroplastic has translation MTSLLLPRSMPSPVSAAPPFLSPRTHIPSHIYTHPAAILLEMCTSMKELHQFLPLIIKNGLYNEHLFQTKLVSLFCKYRSLNDAVKVFEPIESKIDPLYHTLLRGYIQQSSLDAALRFFCRMKYENVTPVVYNFAYLLKACADSFDAGRGKEIHAQLIVNGFSSNLFSMTSVMNLYAKCRLVHEAYKMFERMPERDLVCWNTVLGGFSQNRMPKRALELVILMQEEGHSPDIVTVVSILPTSADIRNSKIGKSIHGYVMRRGLESYVNVATALLDMYAKCGLIGTARRVFDGMDSRTVVSWNSLIDGYAQSGDSEEAINVFQKMLGEGLKPSNVTIMGTLHACGDLSDLRNGRFLHELVDQLGLGSDVSVMNSLISMYCKCRRVDVAYELFHKLEGKTLVSWNAIILGCAQNGRVIEAIDLFCKMQQHNMVPDSFTLVSVITAVAELSVLRQANWIHGLAIRMYLDKNVFVMTAVVDMYAKCGAVNKARMLFDMMDERHVTTWNAMIDGYGTHGFGKEAVELFDEMCRNGSINPNDVTFLCIISACSHSGLVKEGQHYYTIMKEVYGIEPSMDHYGAMVDLLGRAGRVEEAWDFVQCMPVEPGINVFGAMLGACKIHKNVDLGERVADKLFSLEPDDGGYHVLLANIYALASMWDKVAKVRTMMEKKGIRKTPGCSTVDLKNEVHTFYSGNTSHPQSKKIYAYLETLIDRIKMAGYIPDTSSIHDVEDDVQEQLLNTHSEKIAIAFGLLNTIPGTTIHIRKNLRVCGDCHNATKYISLVTKREIVVRDMHRFHHFKNGTCSCKDYW, from the coding sequence ATGACCTCGCTCCTACTTCCTCGCTCAATGCCGTCACCCGTCTCCGCAGCCCCACCTTTCCTTTCACCAAGAACCCACATTCCTTCGCACATATACACCCACCCCGCAGCCATTCTCCTCGAGATGTGTACTTCCATGAAAGAACTCCATCAATTTCTCCCTCTTATAATTAAAAATGGCCTATACAACGAGCATTTGTTCCAAACCAAGCTCGTCAGCTTGTTCTGCAAATACAGGAGCTTAAATGATGCTGTCAAAGTGTTTGAGCCAATTGAATCGAAGATTGACCCTCTATACCATACCCTACTCAGAGGATACATTCAACAATCGTCTCTAGATGCTGCTTTGAGGTTCTTTTGTCGAATGAAGTATGAGAACGTGACGCCGGTTGTGTATAATTTTGCTTATTTGCTGAAAGCATGCGCTGATAGTTTTGATGCTGGAAGAGGGAAGGAGATTCACGCGCAGTTGATAGTGAATGGGTTTTCCTCTAATTTGTTTTCCATGACCAGTGTGATGAATTTGTACGCTAAATGCCGCTTAGTTCATGAGGCATataagatgtttgaaagaatgCCTGAAAGAGATTTGGTTTGTTGGAATACGGTGCTTGGAGGGTTTTCACAAAACAGAATGCCAAAGAGGGCGTTGGAGTTGgttattttaatgcaagaagagGGGCATAGCCCTGATATAGTTACTGTGGTTTCTATATTGCCTACCTCTGCTGATATTAGGAATTCAAAGATTGGTAAATCGATTCATGGGTACGTTATGAGACGCGGGTTGGAGTCATATGTAAATGTTGCAACTGCCTTGTTGGACATGTACGCAAAATGTGGGTTGATAGGGACGGCAAGACGGGTTTTTGATGGAATGGATTCAAGAACTGTAGTATCATGGAATTCCTTGATTGATGGATATGCTCAAAGTGGGGATTCAGAAGAAGCAATTAATGTATTTCAAAAGATGTTGGGTGAAGGACTGAAGCCTAGCAATGTTACGATTATGGGCACTTTACATGCATGTGGCGATTTGAGTGATCTCCGGAATGGTCGGTTTCTTCATGAGTTAGTCGATCAGCTAGGCCTTGGTTCGGATGTCTCGGTGATGAACTCCTTGATTTCAATGTATTGCAAGTGCAGAAGGGTTGATGTGGCATATGAATTGTTTCATAAACTGGAAGGAAAGACACTTGTATCTTGGAATGCTATAATATTAGGCTGTGCACAAAATGGTCGTGTGATTGAAGCTATCGATCTATTCTGCAAAATGCAACAGCATAATATGGTACCTGATTCATTCACATTGGTGAGCGTCATCACTGCTGTTGCTGAGTTATCTGTGTTACGCCAAGCGAATTGGATACATGGACTGGCTATACGAATGTATTTGGACAAGAATGTATTTGTTATGACGGCCGTTGTTGACATGTATGCAAAATGTGGAGCTGTGAATAAAGCAAGAATGCTCTTTGACATGATGGATGAGAGGCATGTCACGACATGGAATGCTATGATAGACGGGTATGGAACTCATGGTTTTGGAAAAGAAGCTGTGGAATTATTTGATGAAATGTGCCGAAATGGGAGTATAAATCCAAATGATGTTACATTTTTGTGCATAATCTCGGCTTGCAGCCACTCAGGCCTTGTAAAAGAAGGGCAACACTACTATACCATTATGAAAGAGGTATATGGCATAGAACCATCGATGGATCACTACGGAGCCATGGTTGACTTACTTGGTCGAGCTGGTAGAGTTGAAGAGGCTTGGGATTTTGTCCAATGCATGCCTGTCGAACCAGGGATCAACGTCTTTGGTGCCATGCTGGGAGCATGCAAGATTCACAAAAATGTGGATTTAGGAGAGAGAGTTGCTGACAAACTATTCAGTTTAGAACCAGATGACGGTGGGTATCACGTTTTACTTGCCAATATTTATGCCTTAGCTTCAATGTGGGATAAAGTTGCTAAAGTAAGAACCATGATGGAGAAGAAAGGGATTAGAAAAACACCTGGTTGCAGTACAGTGGACTTGAAAAATGAGGTTCACACTTTCTATTCTGGGAACACGAGTCATCCTCAATCCAAGAAGATATATGCATACCTTGAGACATTGATCGATAGGATCAAAATGGCTGGGTATATCCCTGATACCAGTTCTATTCATGATGTCGAAGATGATGTTCAGGAGCAGTTGCTGAATACTCACAGTGAGAAGATAGCCATTGCATTTGGACTTTTGAATACAATTCCTGGCACGACTATTCATATCAGGAAAAATCTTCGGGTCTGTGGAGATTGCCACAATGCCACAAAATACATATCTCTTGTGACCAAACGAGAGATAGTTGTCCGCGATATGCATAGGTTCCACCATTTCAAGAATGGAACATGCTCGTGTAAAGATTATTGGTGA
- the LOC140972807 gene encoding blue copper protein-like produces MEMAEAITFLPLLLHVFPAVYGATISVGGSSGWTTGFNYDSWANGQAFTTKDVLLFNYGPSHSVEEVSDSDYEDCNTNNPITSYSPSPTSITLSSTGTRYFICPTSNHCSQGMKLAVTITNGSSTATPPSPSTTIPPPPPRNSTVPPSHPPSTIASPPPRTTPTPSPTTRSSPPSRSPLAPTNTPPPAPSHGTILAARNRIFIGIFLLMATFFGLIS; encoded by the exons ATGGAAATGGCCGAAGCTATTACTTTTCTTCCTCTGCTACTCCATGTTTTTCCGGCAGTGTATGGCGCCACTATCTCTGTCGGCGGCAGCAGTGGATGGACGACCGGATTCAATTACGATTCTTGGGCTAATGGTCAAGCGTTTACAACCAAAGATGTCTTGT TGTTTAACTATGGCCCCAGCCATTCCGTAGAAGAAGTAAGCGACAGTGACTATGAAGACTGCAACACCAATAACCCCATTACTTCATACAGCCCCAGCCCAACTTCAATCACCCTCTCCTCAACCGGAACAAGATACTTCATCTGTCCCACATCCAACCACTGCTCTCAGGGCATGAAATTGGCCGTCACAATCACCAACGGAAGCAGCACCGCCACACCGCCATCACCGTCCACCACCATTCCGCCACCTCCACCTAGAAACAGTACTGTTCCTCCATCGCATCCACCCAGCACCATTGCGTCACCTCCACCCAGAACCACACCAACTCCCTCCCCCACCACCCGCTCATCGCCTCCCTCGCGTTCTCCACTCGCACCCACCAATACTCCACCTCCAGCACCCTCTCATGGCACAATTTTGGCTGCCCGGAATAGAATCTTTATTGGAATATTTCTTCTTATGGCCACATTCTTTGGGCTTATCAGCTAG
- the LOC140972809 gene encoding stellacyanin-like yields the protein MAKAITFLAAFLLVFQAVYGANIIVGGAGGWSSSVNYDNWANGQTFTTSDVLVFNYGPSHSVDEVNQADYQNCNSDNPVSSNSPSPTSIPLTTTGTRYFICPESDHCSRGMKLAVTVTSGSSTGTPSPPSGTTPSPPDSGTTPSTPEPPPPSGDATVVLAGWNSLLVGVLVVVAALFGVIG from the exons ATGGCCAAAGCTATCACTTTTCTTGCTGCTTTCCTCCTAGTTTTTCAGGCAGTTTACGGTGCCAACATCATTGTAGGGGGCGCCGGCGGGTGGAGCTCCAGTGTCAATTATGATAACTGGGCTAACGGCCAGACTTTTACCACCTCAGACGTGCTTG TGTTCAACTATGGTCCCTCCCATTCCGTGGACGAAGTAAACCAAGCTGACTACCAGAACTGCAACTCCGACAACCCCGTCTCTTCAAACAGTCCAAGCCCGACTTCCATCCCCCTCACCACCACGGGCACGAGGTATTTCATCTGTCCCGAATCCGATCACTGCTCTCGAGGCATGAAATTGGCTGTCACGGTCACCAGCGGAAGCAGCACCGGCACCCCATCACCGCCATCCGGCACCACACCGTCGCCTCCGGACTCCGGCACCACTCCGTCGACCCCGGAGCCTCCACCGCCCTCTGGTGATGCGACGGTCGTTCTGGCTGGATGGAACAGTTTGTTAGTCGGGGTGTTAGTCGTTGTGGCCGCCTTGTTTGGAGTGATTGGCTAG